A window of Streptomyces caniferus contains these coding sequences:
- a CDS encoding SDR family NAD(P)-dependent oxidoreductase produces MSSSRSQWTGRRVLVTGAEGFIGSTLVDMLVEAGAEVRAFVHYKPYAEKGNLARYLGPGGPVEMVAGDVRDAGRVMDAVEGCDTVFHLAALIGIPYSYDSPGAYVQTNVVGTENVAEACRRHAVRRMVHTSTSEVYGTALTAPIGEDHPLQPQSPYSASKIGADMMALSHRHAFGLPVTVVRPFNTYGPRQSARAVIPTILAQLHAGARQIKLGSLTPTRDFTYVTDTAAGFLALADCDRALGEVVNLGTGREIAIGALAEALIAASGREAEVVVDAERLRPAGSEVERLLSDNSRAREWASWRPEVSLEEGLERTSSWVAENLHLFAADRYQV; encoded by the coding sequence ATGAGCAGCAGTAGGAGTCAGTGGACGGGCCGTCGGGTCCTGGTCACCGGGGCCGAGGGATTCATCGGCTCGACCCTGGTCGACATGCTGGTGGAGGCCGGCGCCGAGGTGCGGGCTTTCGTCCACTACAAGCCGTACGCCGAAAAGGGAAATCTGGCGCGCTATCTCGGTCCGGGCGGCCCGGTCGAGATGGTCGCCGGGGACGTGCGGGACGCGGGCCGGGTGATGGACGCCGTCGAGGGCTGCGACACGGTCTTCCACCTGGCCGCGCTGATCGGGATTCCGTACAGCTACGACTCGCCGGGTGCGTATGTGCAGACCAACGTCGTCGGGACGGAGAACGTCGCGGAGGCCTGCCGGCGGCATGCGGTGCGGCGCATGGTGCATACGTCCACCAGTGAGGTCTACGGGACCGCGCTGACCGCGCCGATCGGCGAGGACCACCCGCTGCAGCCGCAGTCGCCGTACTCCGCCTCGAAGATCGGCGCGGACATGATGGCGCTGTCGCACCGGCACGCCTTCGGGCTGCCGGTGACGGTGGTGCGGCCGTTCAACACCTACGGCCCCCGGCAGTCCGCGCGCGCCGTGATCCCCACGATCCTGGCCCAACTCCATGCGGGTGCCCGGCAGATCAAGCTCGGATCGCTCACCCCGACCCGCGACTTCACCTATGTCACGGACACCGCGGCCGGGTTCCTGGCGCTGGCCGACTGCGACCGGGCGCTGGGCGAGGTCGTCAACCTCGGCACCGGGCGGGAGATCGCCATCGGGGCGCTCGCCGAGGCGCTGATAGCGGCCTCCGGCCGGGAGGCCGAGGTGGTGGTGGACGCCGAGCGGCTGCGGCCCGCCGGCAGCGAGGTCGAGCGGCTGCTGTCGGACAACTCCCGGGCGCGCGAGTGGGCTTCGTGGCGGCCGGAGGTCTCGCTGGAGGAGGGGCTCGAGCGGACCTCGTCCTGGGTGGCGGAGAACCTGCACCTGTTCGCGGCGGACCGCTACCAGGTCTGA
- a CDS encoding TetR/AcrR family transcriptional regulator has product MVARMHHSASPRKGRTGRPRSAETDFAILHATRAALVDLGWGRLTMSDVAARAGVAKTTLYRRWANKNELVVDAVAVLFDELELPDRGCLRSDIEGVVLQFGALLARPETKTALMAVVAESTTDEALRERIRSAIVDRQKRLVLLGRSRAQARGELPPDTPGAEGEQAATRNMDLIFDVIAGAIVHRTLVSGEPVDAAWGRDFTALFLTGLSGLGDQG; this is encoded by the coding sequence ATGGTCGCCCGCATGCACCACTCCGCCAGCCCCCGGAAAGGCCGCACGGGCCGCCCGCGCAGCGCCGAGACCGATTTCGCGATCCTGCACGCGACCCGTGCCGCACTCGTCGATCTGGGCTGGGGACGGCTCACCATGAGCGATGTGGCGGCCCGGGCCGGTGTCGCGAAGACGACGCTCTACCGCCGCTGGGCCAACAAGAACGAGCTCGTCGTGGACGCCGTGGCGGTCCTCTTCGACGAGCTCGAACTCCCCGACCGGGGCTGTCTGCGGTCCGATATCGAGGGCGTGGTCCTGCAGTTCGGCGCGCTGCTCGCGCGGCCGGAGACCAAGACGGCGCTGATGGCCGTGGTCGCCGAGTCCACCACCGACGAGGCGCTGCGCGAACGCATCCGCTCGGCGATCGTCGACCGCCAGAAGCGGCTGGTCCTGCTCGGCCGCTCGCGCGCCCAGGCCCGTGGCGAGCTGCCCCCGGACACCCCCGGCGCGGAGGGCGAACAGGCCGCCACCCGCAACATGGACCTGATCTTCGATGTGATCGCCGGGGCGATCGTGCACCGCACCCTGGTCAGCGGCGAGCCCGTGGACGCCGCGTGGGGGCGCGACTTCACGGCTCTCTTCCTCACCGGACTCTCCGGGCTGGGCGACCAGGGCTGA
- a CDS encoding response regulator transcription factor: MSMPPTPGNTPAPKILVVDDEPEVRAAVEDGLAVEGYAVRGAADGLAALSEVAAWQPDALVLDVMMPVLDGLAVCRRLRALDDRTPILVLTALDSVSERVDGLDAGADDYLVKPFALDELVARVRALLRRASTTAVEDTRLSFGDLVVDPMTRTGHRAGRPLEFSRTEWALLELLLLHPGQVLPREVILERVWGRDFGPDSNSLAVYIGYLRRKLEAGGEPRLVHTVHGVGYRLDHAEGA; this comes from the coding sequence ATGTCCATGCCCCCCACGCCCGGGAACACCCCAGCCCCCAAGATCCTCGTCGTCGACGACGAACCGGAGGTACGCGCCGCCGTGGAGGACGGCCTCGCCGTGGAGGGCTACGCGGTACGGGGCGCCGCCGACGGCCTGGCCGCCCTCTCGGAGGTCGCCGCCTGGCAGCCGGACGCCCTCGTCCTGGACGTGATGATGCCCGTCCTGGACGGCCTGGCCGTCTGCCGCCGGCTGCGCGCGCTGGACGACCGCACCCCGATCCTCGTCCTGACCGCACTGGACTCGGTCAGCGAACGGGTCGACGGGCTCGACGCGGGCGCCGACGACTACCTCGTCAAACCGTTCGCCCTGGACGAGTTGGTGGCCCGCGTCCGGGCCCTGCTGCGCCGGGCCTCCACCACGGCCGTCGAGGACACCCGGCTCTCCTTCGGCGATCTGGTCGTCGACCCGATGACCCGCACCGGCCACCGGGCGGGCCGGCCGCTGGAGTTCAGCCGCACCGAGTGGGCGCTGCTGGAACTGCTGCTGCTGCACCCCGGGCAGGTGCTGCCGCGCGAAGTGATCCTGGAGCGCGTCTGGGGCCGCGACTTCGGCCCCGACTCCAACTCGCTGGCCGTCTACATCGGTTATCTGCGCCGCAAGCTGGAGGCGGGCGGCGAGCCCCGCCTCGTCCACACCGTGCACGGGGTGGGCTACCGCCTGGACCACGCGGAGGGCGCATGA
- a CDS encoding serine/threonine-protein kinase: protein MEPLEAADPRAAGPYQLLGRLGSGGMGRVFVGESVTGRRVAVKLVREDLAATPGFRDRFRREAKLAMRAGGFWTAPVVDADPDATMPWIASQYVEGPSLDAHVLQQGPLDESEVRRLGTGLAEAIASFHRGGLVHRDLKPSNVLLVDDGPRVIDFGISKALETTDGTDLTKAGTVMGTPGFMSPEQALGQPVGPPSDVFSLGSLLAYAVTGAGPFGDGSSHALLFRVVYEAPDLSAVPDGLRGLVQDCLHKSPEARPTADALLARLAGAARATVPDPRIAPRPVAETVSDADALAATGPQPASATVTAEPPVAAPRGHRPIAQPPAALPAFTVEKWGRAAVLRRLQWPAVSALTIAGFLDLAGEMAHAAAPAFVLTLFVMLLHLLYGVMVSLPLLGPRALRVGADGLHVRHGPHTVTVPWRDISSVTLTGKRNRRSIALTAALAEGTDTRVPSPLHAGTGVLKCTIVSPAKNETSTRLNGLDTALRRFAGSRYQSLPAAG from the coding sequence ATGGAGCCGTTGGAGGCTGCGGACCCACGGGCCGCCGGACCGTATCAACTGCTGGGACGTCTGGGCTCGGGCGGGATGGGCCGGGTGTTCGTCGGAGAATCCGTGACGGGACGGCGGGTGGCCGTGAAGCTCGTACGGGAGGATCTGGCGGCCACGCCCGGTTTTCGCGACAGGTTCCGGCGCGAGGCCAAGCTCGCGATGCGGGCGGGCGGCTTCTGGACCGCGCCGGTCGTCGACGCGGACCCGGACGCCACCATGCCGTGGATCGCAAGCCAGTACGTCGAAGGCCCCTCGCTCGACGCGCACGTCCTCCAGCAGGGCCCGCTGGACGAGTCCGAGGTGCGCAGGCTCGGCACGGGACTGGCCGAGGCCATCGCCTCGTTCCACCGGGGCGGCCTGGTCCACCGCGACCTCAAGCCCTCCAATGTCCTGCTCGTCGACGACGGTCCGAGGGTCATCGACTTCGGCATCTCCAAGGCCCTGGAGACCACCGACGGTACCGATCTGACCAAGGCCGGGACCGTCATGGGCACACCTGGCTTCATGTCGCCGGAGCAGGCACTGGGGCAGCCGGTGGGCCCGCCCTCGGATGTCTTCTCGCTCGGCTCCCTGCTCGCCTACGCGGTCACCGGCGCAGGACCCTTCGGTGACGGGTCCTCCCACGCGCTGTTGTTCCGGGTGGTGTACGAGGCACCCGATCTCAGCGCCGTGCCGGACGGGCTGCGGGGGCTGGTGCAGGACTGTCTGCACAAGTCTCCGGAGGCCCGTCCCACCGCCGACGCGCTCCTCGCACGCCTCGCGGGCGCAGCACGCGCGACGGTCCCCGACCCGCGCATCGCGCCGAGGCCCGTGGCGGAGACCGTTTCCGACGCGGATGCCCTGGCGGCCACCGGACCGCAGCCCGCGAGCGCGACAGTCACGGCCGAGCCGCCCGTGGCGGCACCGCGCGGGCATCGGCCGATTGCTCAACCACCGGCCGCCCTCCCCGCGTTCACCGTGGAGAAATGGGGCCGCGCGGCGGTCTTGCGCCGCCTGCAATGGCCGGCCGTTTCGGCGTTGACGATCGCCGGCTTCCTGGACTTGGCCGGAGAGATGGCCCACGCGGCCGCGCCCGCGTTCGTGTTGACGCTCTTCGTCATGCTGCTGCATCTGCTCTACGGGGTGATGGTTTCGTTGCCACTCCTCGGACCCAGGGCACTGCGGGTCGGAGCGGACGGGCTCCATGTGCGGCACGGCCCGCACACGGTCACGGTGCCCTGGCGGGACATCTCCTCCGTCACGCTCACCGGAAAGCGGAACAGGCGCAGCATCGCCCTGACGGCGGCCCTCGCAGAAGGAACGGACACCCGGGTCCCCTCCCCGCTCCACGCCGGGACGGGTGTGCTGAAGTGCACGATCGTCTCCCCCGCGAAGAACGAGACGAGCACCCGCCTGAACGGCCTCGATACCGCACTGCGGCGTTTCGCGGGCAGCCGCTACCAGTCGCTTCCCGCCGCGGGCTGA
- a CDS encoding UDP-N-acetylglucosamine--N-acetylmuramyl-(pentapeptide) pyrophosphoryl-undecaprenol N-acetylglucosamine transferase — MRTPLSVVIGAGGTGGHIYPGLALADALRRAVPDAVISFVGTERGLETRLIPRAGYRLHTVDMIPFDPSLGARRYLLPAALLRSGAQCRAILKEQKAQVAVGMGGYPSAPVIVGAKMAGLPSLVHESNAVPGRANKFAARLTPHIALAFDRSREHLTGGERAETVGMPLVGPLAELDRAGLRPAARRALGVPDGARLLLVNGGSLGAARLTEAAVGLAGRYRSRGDLRLLIKTGPAALEETRALLAANGGDAVAEAVPYLDRMDLAYAAADLVVCRAGSATVAELATIGMPAVLVPYPHAPGDHQTHNARVLSDAGAALLLPDPETSAERLDAMVTPLLDDPGRLAAMGAAADPGTHAQAAGLLADKVLALAGHPSVGHHLTMKESA; from the coding sequence ATGCGCACACCACTCTCCGTCGTGATCGGTGCGGGCGGCACCGGCGGCCACATCTATCCGGGACTCGCCCTCGCCGACGCGCTCCGCCGGGCCGTGCCCGATGCGGTGATCTCCTTCGTCGGGACCGAACGCGGCCTGGAAACACGGCTGATCCCCCGGGCCGGGTACCGGCTGCACACCGTCGACATGATCCCCTTCGACCCCTCGCTCGGCGCCCGACGCTATCTGCTGCCCGCCGCGCTGCTGCGCTCGGGTGCCCAGTGCCGGGCGATCCTCAAGGAACAGAAAGCCCAGGTCGCGGTCGGTATGGGGGGCTATCCGAGCGCTCCGGTGATCGTCGGGGCCAAGATGGCCGGGCTGCCGAGCCTGGTCCACGAGTCCAACGCGGTGCCCGGCCGGGCCAATAAGTTCGCGGCCCGGCTCACCCCGCACATCGCCCTCGCCTTCGACCGCAGCCGGGAGCATCTGACGGGCGGTGAGCGGGCGGAGACGGTGGGGATGCCGCTGGTGGGCCCGCTGGCCGAGCTGGACCGGGCGGGGCTGCGGCCGGCCGCCCGCCGGGCCCTGGGCGTTCCGGACGGGGCACGGCTGCTGCTGGTCAACGGCGGAAGCCTGGGGGCGGCCCGGCTGACCGAGGCCGCCGTGGGCCTGGCCGGCCGCTACCGGTCGCGCGGCGACCTGCGGCTGCTGATCAAGACCGGGCCCGCGGCCCTGGAGGAGACCCGGGCCCTCCTGGCGGCGAACGGCGGGGACGCGGTCGCCGAGGCGGTGCCCTACCTGGACCGGATGGATCTGGCGTATGCCGCCGCCGATCTGGTGGTGTGCCGGGCCGGTTCGGCGACCGTCGCCGAGCTGGCCACCATCGGGATGCCGGCCGTCCTCGTGCCGTATCCGCATGCGCCGGGCGACCACCAGACCCATAACGCGCGAGTGCTCTCCGACGCCGGGGCGGCGCTGCTGCTGCCCGATCCGGAGACCTCGGCGGAGCGGCTGGACGCAATGGTCACCCCGCTTCTCGACGACCCCGGCCGGCTCGCCGCGATGGGCGCGGCGGCCGACCCGGGCACCCATGCGCAGGCCGCCGGCCTGCTGGCCGACAAGGTGCTGGCGCTGGCCGGTCACCCGTCCGTCGGCCACCACCTCACGATGAAGGAGTCAGCATGA
- a CDS encoding sensor histidine kinase encodes MTGTRSLGARWRRRRPLRTRLALAATAAVALVAVGVCAAAFVILDYQMTRQLKLTLTQTATQTIRDRHDWGPTPSDTLCQYPASSCVQIVPSDPAKDPRTPYVLHVSEATRQVADGRRAAFYDRQTVAGRPVLMLTTRLGDKDEAVQVAQRSDTVDRGVEQAAWALAAVGGAGVLLAAALGYWVSRTGLAPVARLTATAERIAATRDARHRIELPAGPLSREDEVTRLATSFNTMLGELEQSVAAQRRLVADASHELRTPLTALRTNAELLARADRLTDAQRDRASAALGRQLREVTTLVNDLIELARDEEPQPLVEQVRPAALLEHAVGAAREHWPEITFTAAIAPSAAGRTIPGVPSRLSRLLSNLLDNAAKFSPPGGPVETELALTTGELDLTIRDHGPGITEGDLPHVFDRFYRAEAARALPGSGLGLAMARQIARAHGAELTAERAPGGGALFRLRLPVPAA; translated from the coding sequence ATGACCGGCACCCGCAGCCTGGGCGCCCGCTGGCGGCGCCGCCGCCCGCTGCGCACCCGGCTGGCGCTGGCGGCCACCGCCGCGGTGGCGCTGGTGGCGGTCGGCGTCTGCGCGGCCGCGTTCGTCATCCTCGACTACCAGATGACCCGGCAGCTGAAACTGACCCTGACCCAGACGGCCACCCAGACGATCCGGGACCGCCACGACTGGGGCCCCACGCCCAGTGACACCCTCTGCCAGTACCCGGCCTCTTCCTGCGTCCAGATCGTGCCGTCCGACCCCGCCAAGGACCCGCGCACGCCGTATGTGCTGCACGTCTCCGAGGCCACCCGCCAGGTCGCCGACGGCCGGCGGGCGGCGTTCTACGACCGGCAGACCGTGGCCGGCCGGCCGGTCCTGATGCTCACCACCCGCCTGGGCGACAAGGACGAGGCGGTCCAGGTCGCCCAGCGCTCCGACACCGTCGACCGGGGTGTGGAACAGGCCGCCTGGGCGCTGGCCGCGGTCGGTGGCGCCGGCGTCCTGCTGGCCGCCGCGCTCGGCTACTGGGTGTCCCGTACGGGTCTGGCCCCGGTCGCCCGGCTCACCGCCACCGCGGAACGCATCGCCGCCACCCGCGACGCCCGCCACCGCATCGAACTCCCCGCGGGCCCCCTCTCCCGGGAGGACGAGGTCACCCGCCTGGCCACCAGCTTCAACACCATGCTCGGGGAGCTCGAACAGTCCGTCGCCGCGCAGCGCCGCCTGGTCGCCGACGCCTCCCACGAACTGCGCACCCCGCTGACCGCGCTGCGCACCAACGCCGAACTCCTGGCCCGCGCCGACCGCCTGACCGACGCCCAGCGCGACCGCGCCTCGGCCGCGCTGGGCCGCCAGCTGCGCGAGGTCACCACCCTCGTCAACGACCTGATCGAGCTGGCCCGCGACGAGGAACCACAGCCCCTGGTGGAGCAGGTGCGTCCGGCCGCCCTCCTGGAGCACGCGGTGGGCGCGGCCCGCGAACACTGGCCGGAGATCACCTTCACCGCCGCCATCGCCCCGTCCGCGGCCGGCCGCACGATCCCCGGAGTGCCGTCCCGCCTGTCCCGGCTGCTGTCCAACCTCCTCGACAACGCCGCGAAGTTCTCCCCGCCGGGCGGCCCGGTGGAAACCGAACTCGCCCTCACCACAGGCGAGTTGGACCTGACGATCCGCGACCACGGCCCCGGCATCACGGAGGGCGACCTCCCCCACGTCTTCGACCGCTTCTACCGCGCCGAGGCGGCCCGCGCCCTGCCCGGCTCCGGCCTGGGCCTGGCCATGGCCCGCCAGATCGCCCGCGCCCACGGCGCCGAACTCACCGCCGAGCGGGCGCCGGGCGGCGGCGCACTGTTCCGGCTGCGCCTGCCGGTACCGGCGGCTTAG